ATAAATTCCTTACCGAGGGTGACGTATTCAGTGAAGACCTCATTGAGGCGTGGATTAAGTGGAAACGTGAAGAGGAAATTGACGAGATGTCGATTCGACCGCACCCGTACGAGTTCCATCTGTATTATGATAGTTGATTTACGACCAGGCAGTTTGTAGATTAGTGTAGTTTGTATCTGACCTCCTTGTTGGTTCGGCAATAGCAGCACTAACAGGGTGGTCGTACGTATAGAGAATTAAATGGCGACGAATACAAAACATTTTGGTCTTTATGATTCACGGTATGAGCATGGCTCCTGCGGTATCGGCGCTGTTGTAAATATATCAGGCCGGCAGGACCATTCTATTATTGAATATGGAAAGGAAATTCTTTTAAACCTGCGGCACCGCGGCGCAGCAGGCGCTGACGAAATTACAGGTGATGGAGCTGGTATCTTATTTCAGATTCCGCACAAGTTCTTTAATGCCGAGTGCAAACAGCTCGGGTTTTCTTTACCCGAACCTTACCAATATGGCGTTGGAATGGTATTTGGCTCACAAAACAAAGAGCTCCGCGATAAGTGTGATAGGATACTTGAAGACTCGCTCAAACATTATGGGTTGAAAGTGCTTGGCTGGCGAGATGTGCCTGCATCGAATGATTGCCTTGGTAAAATAGCCCTTCAGGCAGAACCCGCAATAAAACAGATTTTTGTAGATGGAGCAGGGCTTGAAAACGAACCGCTGGAAAGAACGCTGTATTTAGCACGCAAGCAGGCCGAAAAACTTGTCAGAAAAAGCTTTGGACTGGAAGGCAAAGATTTCTATGTGTCGACACTATCCTGCAAAACCATCTGCTATAAGGGAATGTTTATGGCATGGCAGCTGTTTGCCTATTATCCCGACCTCGCAGATGAGCGGCTCAGCTCTGCCCTTGCTATCGTTCATCAGCGCTACAGCACTAATACATTTCCGAACTGGCGACTTGCCCAGCCGATGAGATGCATAGCTCATAACGGAGAGATAAATACGCTCAGCGGAAATCGCAACTGGATGCAGGCCCGTCAGATGAAGATGTCCAGCGAAGTATTTGGTAATAATATCGGCGATCTGTTTCCGATTCTGACCCCTGAAGGAAGCGACTCTGCGTGCTTTGACAATGTTCTCGAACTGCTTGTTCGTGCCGGCCGAAGTCTGCCGCATTCAATGATGATGATGATACCGGAAGCATTCGGTTCTAAATACCATATCAGCACAGATAAACGCGCATTTTATGAATATCATTCATCTATAATGGAGCCGTGGGATGGTCCTGCAGCGATGGTATTTACCGATGGTCGTATCGTCGGCGGAACACTTGACCGCAATGGCCTAAGACCTTGCCGTTACCTCGTAACCACTGATGGTTTGGTCATTATGGCCAGCGAGGCAGGTGTGGTTCAATTTCCGCCGGAAAAAATCTCCAGAAAAGGACGTCTTCAGCCGGGCCATATGTTTCTTGTTGATACCGTCGAAAGACGGATAATTTCTGATAGTGAGATTAAAAGCAGGATTGCCCGCCAGAAGCCTTATCGCAGATGGCTGGATAGTAACAGAATTGAGCTTCGGGGTTTGTTCGATGCGCCGAAGCTGGTGCAGACTGCCCCTGCAACATTAACTCAGCGGTTGCGGTTATTCGGCTATACTCGCGAAGAGCTGAAAATGATTTTGCTTCCGATGGCATTAAATGCACAGGAACCAATAGGTTCTATGGGAAACGACACGCCGTTAGCGGTGCTTTCCGATAAACCAAAACTTTTGTTTAATTATTTCAAACAGCTTTTTGCCCAGGTAACAAATCCGGCGATAGACCCTCTGCGTGAAGGACTGGTTATGAGCCTGATGAACTTCGTGGGCAGGAAACTCAACATTCTGGAGGAAACGCCCGAGCATTGCCGTCAGCTTAAGCTGCCTCACCCGATTTTAGCCAATGAGGATATTCAGCGGCTGCGCACAGTAAAAAGACAAGACCTTAAAACCGTCACCATCTCAACCATCTTCGATATCAACACTGAGAATATCGCCAATAGTTTGAAGCTGGCTTTGAAGGAATTGGTTGATTCAGCGGAAAAAGCTGTCAAGCAGGGCGCCTCTCTGATAATAATCACTGACCGGGAAGCTTCAAAAACACAGGCCCCCATTCCATCACTTTTGGCGACAGCCGCGGTTCATCACGGACTGCTTAATCACGGCCTGCGTGGCGAAGTCGGCCTGATTGTTGAAAGCGGCGAGCCGCGAGAGGTTATGCACTTCTGTCTCCTATGCGGCTTCGGTGCTAACGCGATAAATCCCTATCTCGCATTTGAAACGCTTAATTATCTGCATCACGAAGCCGAGCTGCCTGCTGATATGGAGTCTTCACAGATAGCAGATAATTATATTGCCGCGATTAAAAAGGGTATCTTAAAGACAATTAGTAAGATGGGAATTTCTACTCTTCGAAGTTATACAGGGGCTCAACTGTTCGAGGCCATCGGCCTGAATCGTTCTCTTGTAGATGAGTACTTTACCGGCACCAGCTCGAGAATCGGCGGAATTGGTTTGGCAGGAGTTGCGCAGGAAGCGGCTGCTCGTCACAAAGAGGCCTTTCAGCAGCGTCCCCAAGGGACGCTTGAACTTGATTTTGGTGGTGAATATCATTTCAGACACAGCGGCGAGGGGCATCTTTGGAACCCTGTGACCGTAGCACGGCTTCAGCACGCCGTCAAATACAACGACCAGAAAGCTTACGATGATTACACAGCAGCCGTAAACCAGCAGGCTAAAAAGTTGTATACCCTCCGGGGACTTTTTGAATTTGCCGCAGGTGAAGCAATCCCAATTGAACAGGTCGAGCCTGCCGGTGAAATCGTCAAAAGATTCTGTACTGGAGCGATGAGTCACGGCTCAATCAGTAAAGAGGCTCACGAGTGCTTGGCTGTCGCAATGAATCGTATAGGCGCTATGAGCAATACCGGTGAAGGCGGCGAAGACCCGGCTCGTTACAATGCAGAACCCAGCGGCGATTCGAAAAACTGCGCTATTAAACAGGTTGCCAGCGGACGCTTCGGCGTCACGATTAATTACCTTGCTAATGCGAAAGAGCTTCAGATTAAAATAGCCCAGGGTGCAAAACCGGGCGAAGGTGGTCAATTACCCGGCCACAAGGTTACGGAAGAAATCGCCAGGCTTAGACACTCGATGCCGGGAGTAACGCTGATATCGCCTCCCCCTCATCATGACATATATTCGATCGAAGACCTTGCGCAGCTTATATACGACCTCAAGTGCAGCAACCCTGGAGTTAAAGTTTCTGTCAAGCTCGTTGCTGAAGTGGGGGTTGGCACGATCGCCGCCGGAGTTGCCAAAGGCAATGCGGACGAGGTTCTTATTAGCGGCCACGACGGCGGCACCGGTGCTAGTCCGCTTTCTGCGATAAAACATACCGGCTGTCCGTGGGAGCTGGGGTTAGCCGAGACCCAACAGGTTCTGGTGATGAACAATTTGCGAAGTCGAATCCGGGTTCAGGTTGACGGCCAAATGAAAACCGGCAGGGACGTTGTTATTGCGGCCTTACTCGGTGCCGAGAGGTTTGGCTTCGGGACAGCCGCTCTGGTAACGCTTGGCTGCACCCTGCTCCGCAAATGCCACGAAGGTGCTTGTCCTTTCGGGATTGGCACTCAGGACCCGGACCTACGAAAGCGGTTCACCGGCAAACCTGAATATGTTGAAAGGTTTATGTATTTTGTAGCTGAAGAAGTTCGCAAGATTATGGCTCAGCTCGGATTTGAAAAATTTGAGGATATGATTGGCAGAGCAGATAAGCTGCAAACCCGCTCAGCAGTTGACCACTGGAAGGCAAAGGGCTTGGACTTTTCCGCGATTTTCCGTAAGCCGGATGCCTCCGATGGCAGAGCTATAAGATCGACAAATTCGCAGGCAGACAAACTCAGCGACCATCTCGATTGGCAGATATTGGAAAAAGCCGCTCCGGCGATTGAGCATGCTAAGCGTACAGTTATAGAGATGCCGATTCACAACGTAGACCGCACGGTTGGAGCAATCCTGAGCAATCGGATAATCAAAAAATACGGCGAAAAAGGATTGCCAGATGACACGCTGCAGGTTGTTTTGCAGGGTTCTGCGGGACAAAGCTTCGGGGCATTTCTGGCGCCCGGGGTAACCTTAAAACTGGTCGGTGATAGTAACGACTATTTGGGCAAAAGTCTTTCCGGCGGGCGCATCATTGTCAAAACGCCGGAAGGTTCGCCGTTCATGAGTCATGAAAATATCATTATTGGCAATACGGCGCTTTATGGTGCTACATCAGGAGAGGTTTTCGTCAACGGGATGGCGGGTGAAAGATTTTGCGTGCGAAATAGCGGCGTAACTGCTGTTGTCGAGGGCCTTGGCGACCACGGTTGTGAGTATATGACAGGCGGATTGGTCGTGGTCCTCGGAAAAACAGGGTGCAATTTTGCTGCAGGTATGAGCGGCGGCATTGCTTACGTTCTCGATGAAGCGCAGTTATTCGACACGATGTGCAACCTTGATATGGTCGAGCTGGAAAACGTCTGGAAAGAAGAAGACAAAAAGCTGTTGTACGACTTGATTCAGCAGCACCTGAAGTGGACCGGCAGTGCGCGTGCGCAATATCTCTTGGATGTTTGGTCGGATATAGTTGGCAGATTTGTAAAGGTAGTCCCGATAGATTATCGCAAAGCGATTGAAAAGATGCGAGCTGCTGAGCAGCGGGACACTGATACGATCCCGGCCACCGAGGAGGTGTTCTCATGGGCGAAATAAAAGGCTTTCTAAAATATAAACGTCAGGAAGTCGGACATCGGCCGGTCGAAGAGAGAATACATGATTTTGCCGAGCTCGACCTGCCGCTTACACCGGAGCAGATACAACAGCAGACGGCAAGGTGTATGGATTGCGGAATACCATTTTGCCACGGCGCAGGATGCCCGTTGAAAAATAATATTCCGGAGCTGAATGAGCTGGTGTATAAAGGAAAATGGCAGCAGGCCTGCGAACTGCTTCACTCTACCAACAATTTTCCTGAAATTACCGGCCGAGTGTGTCCGGCTCCCTGCGAAACTGCGTGCACGCTTTCTATTAATGATGAGCCGGTGTTAATAAGGCATATCGAGTTTCAAATTGTTGAGCGTGGGTTTCAGGAAAGATGGATTAAGCCGCAGCAGGCTAAACAAAAAACAGGCAAAAGAGTTGCTGTAATCGGCTCCGGACCTGCCGGCCTGACGGTTGCTCAGCAGTTGGCACGCGCAGGGCACAGCATAGTTGTTTTTGAGAAGGATGAGCGGACAGGAGGCCTATTACGTTATGGTATTCCGGATTTCAAGCTTGCCAAGAACATTATTGACCGCAGATTAGAACAGCTGACTGCCGAAGGCGTCGAATTTCAAACCGGTGTCGACGTCGGAGAGGACATCTCTGCACGATACCTGAAAAGCAGGTTTGATTGCATCTGTCTTACGATGGGTGCAGGCCAGCCTCGAGACCTTAACATTCCCGGCAGAGGATATGAGAATATACTGTTTGCTCTGGATTACTTGAAGTTACAGAACAAACTTTGTGCCGGCGAGCTTGCAGATGAATCCTCGTTAATAACAGTAAAGAACAGGGTCGTGGTGGTAATCGGAGGCGGAGATACTGGAAGCGATTGTGTTGGAACGGCCCGCAGACAGGGGGCCAAAGAAATTTACCAAATCGAGATTTTGCCGGAGCCGCCGGAAACTCCGCCGCCGGATACTCCCTGGCCGCAATGGCCTCGTATTATGCGAACTTCTTCATCTCATGAAGAAGGCTGCCGGCGTCAGTGGGCTGTGTTGACGAAGAAATTCTCCGGCGTTGAAACTCGGGTTACCCAGTTAGATTGCTGCCAAGTCGAATGGATAAGAAAAAACGGCTCCTGGAAACTAAAAGAACTGGCAGGCACCGATTTTACCATTAAGGCCGATGTAGTGCTTTTGGCGCTGGGATTTCTTCACGTTACGCATAGCGGACTTATAAAGGGATTAGGTTTGAAACTCAACGATTCAGGTAATGTCATTGCAGACAATTACCAGACCAGCGAACCGTGGGTGTTTGCTGCCGGCGATACAATCAGCGGGGCCTCATTGGTTGTTCGGGCTGTTAACGGCGGACGCGAAGCCGCTGTGGCCATCGATAGGTGGCTTAAGGAAAAAAGTCAGTAGTGGTTAATTATGCGGATAGCATTGGCACAATTTAACGCCTCGGTAGGTGACATCAGCGGAAACACCGAAAAGATGGAGAAACTGAGCGCCAAAGCTTATGACTTGGGTGCTGATATCGTAGTTTTTCCGGAAATGTCGGTGTGTGGTTATCCTCCGGAGGATTTATTGCTTAAAAAGTCTTTCATGGAGGATATCCGCTCGGCTATAGAATATTTGGCAAAAAACTGTACCCAGATTACTGCCATAGCTGGATTTGCAGAAGGAAACGAAAAAGGCTGCTTTAATTCGCTTGCCGTGTTGCAAAAAGGCAAAATAACAAAAATTTATCGAAAAAGTATTCTGCCTAACTATGGCGTATTCGATGAGAGACGTTATTTCCGGCCCGGAACCGAAGCGGTGCGAGTCATAATAGACGGTAAGGCTTTGACATTTACAATTTGTGAAGATATATGGCGCCTGAAGTGGTTGGATAGCTTCCTCGGCGAAATGCCGCGAATTGACATGGTCATAAACATTTCTGCCTCACCTTTTCACATAGGTAAAATCGAACAAAGACAGGAAGCTCTTCGCCAATGCGCAAAGCATTTCAGCTGCGCCGTTGCTTATTGTAATTTGGTCGGCGGCCAGGATGAACTGGTTTTCGACGGCCGAAGTATGTTTGTGGATTCATCTGGAAAAGTTATTTGCCAGGCCAAGGCATTCGAAGAAGATATATTACTTGCAGATTTATCCACGGTCTCTGGAAGCAAACCCCACCTTACAGCTGTTGCCACTCATTCGGCCCCTGCCGGCTCTTCGCCGCAGGAATCCGTCGCTGAAATTTACGGCGCGCTGGTTCTTGGAACAAGAGACTATGTGCATAAAAATGGTTTCTCCAAAGCTGTAATCGGACTAAGCGGCGGCATAGACTCTTCTTTAACTGCGGCCATTGCCGCCGATGCCCTGGGGGCAAAAAATGTCATCGGCATAACTATGCCGTCGAAATTTAACAGCTCCGATACCATTAAAGATGCGCAAATCCTGGCGGACAACCTTGATATCGAGTTTCACATCCTGCCAATCGAGAATGTGCTCACTCAATTTGACGGGCTTCTTGCCAAAATGCCAGGATGGGATAAAAATACAACAGCCTATGAGAATCTGCAGGCAAGAGTCCGCGGATGCATACTTATGTCTTTTAGCAATCAATATGGTCATCTTGTTTTGACAACCAGCAACAAGAGTGAGACTGCTGTCGGATATGCCACCCTTTATGGTGACACCGCCGGAGGTTTCGCGGTTCTTAAGGATGTGCCCAAGACGATGGTTTATCAATTGGCTGAATATGTGAATAATATTCGTCATAACGTTATTCCGCTTACGGTAATACAGCGGCCGCCGAGCGCCGAGTTGAGAGAAAACCAGAAAGATACGGATTCTCTCCCGCAGTATGACATTCTGGATAGAATTCTCCGCAGTTACGTAGAAGAGAACAAAACGGTTTCTGAGCTGGTTAAAGACGGCTTGCCAAAAGATGCTGTCACTCAAGTCATCAATATGGTGGACCGGAACGAATACAAAAGAAGGCAATCTCCGCCGGGGGTCAAGATTAGCCCCAGAGCCTTCGGCAAAGACAGAAGAATGCCGATAACAAATTGTTGCAATAAATAGTGGACTTCTCGCCGGTTTTGTAAATAATACTCCGAAAATTTCAAGAAAGTGAGAAATGCCGAAGCGCAAAGACATCAGAAAGATACTAATCATAGGCTCCGGACCTATCGTCATAGGCCAGGCCTGTGAATTTGACTATTCCGGTGCCCAGGCATGCAAGGTATTAAAGCAACAGGGATTTAAAGTTGTGCTTGTTAACAGCAATCCCGCCACAATAATGACCGACCCCGAAATGGCGGACAAAACCTACATCGAACCGATTACGCCAGATATCGTTGAAAAAATAATTCAAAAAGAACGGCCTGATAGTCTCCTGCCGACCATTGGCGGACAAACAGGTTTAAATACCGCAGTTGCGCTGGCTGAAAGCGGGGTATTGAAAAAATACAATGTTCGCCTTTTGGGTGCCAATTTGCAGGCGATTAAAAGAGCCGAAGAAAGAGATAAATTCAAGAAAACAATTCAGGATTGCGGCTTGGATGTTCCAAAAAGCGGCTACGCCCACTCCTGGCAGCAGGCACAGGAAATAGTAAAGGATGTTGGTCTCCCCGCTGTCATCAGGCCTTCATATACATTAGGCGGCACAGGCGGCAACATCGCCTACAATACAGAAGAGTTTAAGAATTACATTGACTGGGGATTGAGTCTGAGTCCCAAAAGCCAGGTCCTGATAGAGGAATCCGTTGCAGGCTGGAAAGAGTATGAGCTGGAGGTGATGCGGGACAAAAAGGACAACGTCGTCATTGTCTGTCCTATAGAAAACCTCGACCCTATGGGCATTCATACTGGCGACAGCATTACTGTCGCGCCTGCTCAGACGCTGACCGACAAAGAATACCAGTTGATGCGCGATGCATCTACCAGGATTATCAGGGCCATAGGCGTTGAAACCGGCGGCTCCAACATTCAATTTGCTGTCCATCCTGATAACGGTAAGCTCTATGTAATAGAAATGAACCCGCGTGTCTCGCGAAGCTCTGCGCTGGCTTCAAAGGCCACAGGTTTTCCGATTGCTAAAATAGCTTCTCTATTGGCCGTTGGATATACGCTTGATGAGATTCCTAATGATATCACGAAAAAAACACCAGCCTGTTTCGAGCCTACTATCGACTACTGCGTGGTTAAGTGGCCCCGCTTTACATTCGAAAAATTCCCCAACACCAGCCCGGAGCTTACGGTGCAGATGAAATCTGTTGGCGAAGCTATGGCAATTGGCCGGACGTTTAAGGAGGCATTCCAGAAAGCCATAAGGTCGTTGGAAATTGACCGTTATTCACTTGATAAGAAATATACAAATGGAGATCTTGGCCCGGCTCAATTGAGAGGAAAACTACAGACAAACTGCTGGGATAAAATCTGGTATGTGGCTGAGGCCCTTAGAAGAAAATTTTCCATAGATGAGATATTTACTCTGACAAAAATTGACCCATGGTTCCTTAATAACATTAACGACATCGTAAAACTGGAGAAAAAAATAAAGTCAACTCCTCTTGATAAGTTCGACCACCGGTTGGTCCGTCAGGTAAAAGAGTACGGCTTTAGCGATAAATATCTTGCGTCTGTGTTGAATGTAACGGAAGAACAATTCAGGAAACACCGCCGGCGATTGAAGGTCGAACCGGTATACAAAACTGTGGATACCTGCGGCGCCGAGTTTGAGGCACATACCCCTTATCTCTATTCGACCTATGAGAGCGAATGTGAGGCAAATCCGACCGGCAGAAAAAAAATTATCATCCTCGGCGGCGGCCCGAATCGAATAGGACAAGGAATTGAGTTCGATTATTGCTGCGTCCACGCCGCCTTTGCGCTCAAAGAGATAGGCGTCGAATCGATAATGGTGAACTGCAACCCAGAAACCGTAAGCACCGATTACGATACCTCCGACAGGCTGTATTTCGAGCCGCTGACTTACGAAGATGTTATGTCAATTGTCGAAAAGGAAAAACCCGACGGCGTAATCGTTCAGTTCGGCGGGCAGACTCCGCTCAAATTGGCCGTCCCTTTGGAAAAGGCCGGCGTAAAAATAATCGGCACTTCACCTGACAGCATTGCCTGTGCCGAGGACCGAAAGCGATTCAACAACCTTGTTAAAAAACTCAAACTCTGCCAACCCGACAGCGGAACTGCGACAACTTATGACCAGGCCCTGAAAATTGCCCGCAAGCTTGGATTTCCTTTGCTTGTCCGGCCTTCTTTTGTCTTGGGAGGACGGGCGATGAAAATCGTCTACGACGAAAAATCGTTTGAGGATGCTGTCACAAACGCTTTTGTTGCTTCGGATGAACATCCTGTCCTGATAGATAAGTTTCTTAATGATGCTGCGGAGATGGATGTCGATGCAATAAGCGATGGCAAGCGCGTGGTAATCGGCGGGATTATGGAGCACATCGAAGAGGCGGGGGTGCATTCGGGCGATAGTGCCTGTTCGCTGCCTCCCGTTTCAATAAGCAAAAAAATTATCGATGAGATTAAAAGACAAACTAAGCTTTTAGCCCTTGCCTTGAAGGTGAAAGGCCTCATAAACATTCAGTTTGCCATAAAAGATGACAAAATTTATATACTTGAAGTCAACCCTCGCGCTTCCAGAACTATTCCGTTTGTAAGTAAAGCAATTGGTGTGCCCCTGGCTAAACTCGCAGCGAAGGTAATGGCCGGAATGACCCTCGACAAGTTAGGTTTCACTAAGGAAATAAAACCTGGGTATTTCTCGGTGAAAGAGGCTGTGTTCCCATTCTTGAAGTTCCCCGGCATAGACACTGTGCTTGGACCGGAGATGCTCTCTACCGGCGAGGTTATGGGTATAGATGATGATTTCGGAATCGCTTTCGCAAAATCGCAGATAGCAGCCGGCAACGCTTTGCCGATGAGCGGCAACGTGCTTTTCAGTATTAAGGACAGCGATAAGAAAAAAACCATTGAGATTGCACGTCAAATGTACGAAATGGGTTTTAAAATCGTGGCAACAAAGGGAACATGCCTCGAGCTCATAAACAATAATATTCCCTCAGAGTTTGTGCTTAAAATGTCCGAAGGCAGACCAAATGTGGTTGATTTGATAATAAACGGCAAAATCGGCCTCATCGTAAATACTACAACGGGCGCTCAGTCAGTCGGCGATTCTTTTGCAATAAGAAGAACTGCCCTTGACAAACGAATTCCGTATGTGACCACCATCAGAGCCGCTGCTGCTGTCGTAAAAGCCATAAAAACAATGAAAGACAGAAAAATCAGCGTGAAACCTATCCAGCGATATTACGATTAGGAGTGAATTTGGATTGAAAGCTATTCTGTTACTTGAGGATGGTTCTGTTTTTGAAGGCAGCGCTTTTGGTGCACAAGGCCAAAAGTGCGGCGAGGTCGTTTTTAATACGAGTATGACCGGCTATCAGGAAATCCTCACTGACCCTTCTTACTATGAGCAGATAGTTACAATGACTTATCCGCTGATTGGCAACTACGGCACGAACAACAGCGACCCGGAATCGAGAAAAGTTTTCGCCAGCGGCTTTATCGTTAAGGAAAACTGCCCTTATCCGAGCAATTGGCGAAACAAAACTTCTCTTGGCGAATATCTTAAGAAAAATAACGTCGTCGGCCTCGAAGGAATAGACACGAGAAAACTGGTTAAGCATATCCGTACCGAAGGCGCGATGAAGGGAATTATTTCCTCGACTGATTTGAATATAAATAAACTCAGGGAAAAACTTCAGCGTTACCCCGGCCTCGTCGGAAGGGACATAGTTAAAAATGCGACCGCCGGAAAAACTTATAGCTGGAATCGCGGCGTCGTTGATGTAATAACCGGCGAAGAACTCAAGTGTAAGAAAAAATATAAGGTCGTAGCTTTCGATTATGGCATAAAATACAACATTCTCCGGCTGCTTTGTTCGCACGGCTGCGACGTCAAAGTTGTTCCCGCCGACGCGTCTGCCAAACAGGTTCTTCGTCTAAAACCTGACGGCGTTTTCCTAAGCAACGGCCCCGGCGACCCCGCTGCTGTAAGCTACGCAATTGAAACCGTGAAAAATCTTCTCGGGAAAGTGCCTATCTTCGGTATTTGTCTCGGCCATCAGTTACTCGGCCTTGCACTTGGCGGAAAAACCTACAAACTCAAATTCGGCCACAGAGGGGCCAATCATCCCGTCAAAAATCTGCAGACTGGTGCAGTCGAAATCACCACCCAAAACCACGGCTTTTGCGTCGACATTAATTCTCTAAAAGGCAAGCACGTCGACGTTACCCATGTTAATTTAAACGATAATACCAATGAGGGCATCCGTTCCGAAAAGCTGTCTGCTTTTTCAGTTCAGTATCACCCCGAAGCTGCTCCGGGGCCACACGACTCGAACTATTTGTTTGAGAATTTTATACGGCTTATGAACCAGCATAAATAAGGGGGGCTTTGCAAGCTGGTTTGTAAGCACCTTTTTGGGTGTTTGATAAGTCTTTATCTTTTCTATGGTTATCGTTTTTCGGCAGCTAACTCTTAATCAGCGGGTCACAGGTTCGAATCCTGTATCGCCCATTACGCAAGCAAATCGTGCATACTGTAACGGCTCAGTTGATTTAAAAAACGAAGGGCTGCGAGAT
The sequence above is a segment of the Phycisphaerae bacterium genome. Coding sequences within it:
- the gltB gene encoding glutamate synthase large subunit, which translates into the protein MATNTKHFGLYDSRYEHGSCGIGAVVNISGRQDHSIIEYGKEILLNLRHRGAAGADEITGDGAGILFQIPHKFFNAECKQLGFSLPEPYQYGVGMVFGSQNKELRDKCDRILEDSLKHYGLKVLGWRDVPASNDCLGKIALQAEPAIKQIFVDGAGLENEPLERTLYLARKQAEKLVRKSFGLEGKDFYVSTLSCKTICYKGMFMAWQLFAYYPDLADERLSSALAIVHQRYSTNTFPNWRLAQPMRCIAHNGEINTLSGNRNWMQARQMKMSSEVFGNNIGDLFPILTPEGSDSACFDNVLELLVRAGRSLPHSMMMMIPEAFGSKYHISTDKRAFYEYHSSIMEPWDGPAAMVFTDGRIVGGTLDRNGLRPCRYLVTTDGLVIMASEAGVVQFPPEKISRKGRLQPGHMFLVDTVERRIISDSEIKSRIARQKPYRRWLDSNRIELRGLFDAPKLVQTAPATLTQRLRLFGYTREELKMILLPMALNAQEPIGSMGNDTPLAVLSDKPKLLFNYFKQLFAQVTNPAIDPLREGLVMSLMNFVGRKLNILEETPEHCRQLKLPHPILANEDIQRLRTVKRQDLKTVTISTIFDINTENIANSLKLALKELVDSAEKAVKQGASLIIITDREASKTQAPIPSLLATAAVHHGLLNHGLRGEVGLIVESGEPREVMHFCLLCGFGANAINPYLAFETLNYLHHEAELPADMESSQIADNYIAAIKKGILKTISKMGISTLRSYTGAQLFEAIGLNRSLVDEYFTGTSSRIGGIGLAGVAQEAAARHKEAFQQRPQGTLELDFGGEYHFRHSGEGHLWNPVTVARLQHAVKYNDQKAYDDYTAAVNQQAKKLYTLRGLFEFAAGEAIPIEQVEPAGEIVKRFCTGAMSHGSISKEAHECLAVAMNRIGAMSNTGEGGEDPARYNAEPSGDSKNCAIKQVASGRFGVTINYLANAKELQIKIAQGAKPGEGGQLPGHKVTEEIARLRHSMPGVTLISPPPHHDIYSIEDLAQLIYDLKCSNPGVKVSVKLVAEVGVGTIAAGVAKGNADEVLISGHDGGTGASPLSAIKHTGCPWELGLAETQQVLVMNNLRSRIRVQVDGQMKTGRDVVIAALLGAERFGFGTAALVTLGCTLLRKCHEGACPFGIGTQDPDLRKRFTGKPEYVERFMYFVAEEVRKIMAQLGFEKFEDMIGRADKLQTRSAVDHWKAKGLDFSAIFRKPDASDGRAIRSTNSQADKLSDHLDWQILEKAAPAIEHAKRTVIEMPIHNVDRTVGAILSNRIIKKYGEKGLPDDTLQVVLQGSAGQSFGAFLAPGVTLKLVGDSNDYLGKSLSGGRIIVKTPEGSPFMSHENIIIGNTALYGATSGEVFVNGMAGERFCVRNSGVTAVVEGLGDHGCEYMTGGLVVVLGKTGCNFAAGMSGGIAYVLDEAQLFDTMCNLDMVELENVWKEEDKKLLYDLIQQHLKWTGSARAQYLLDVWSDIVGRFVKVVPIDYRKAIEKMRAAEQRDTDTIPATEEVFSWAK
- a CDS encoding glutamate synthase subunit beta, whose protein sequence is MGEIKGFLKYKRQEVGHRPVEERIHDFAELDLPLTPEQIQQQTARCMDCGIPFCHGAGCPLKNNIPELNELVYKGKWQQACELLHSTNNFPEITGRVCPAPCETACTLSINDEPVLIRHIEFQIVERGFQERWIKPQQAKQKTGKRVAVIGSGPAGLTVAQQLARAGHSIVVFEKDERTGGLLRYGIPDFKLAKNIIDRRLEQLTAEGVEFQTGVDVGEDISARYLKSRFDCICLTMGAGQPRDLNIPGRGYENILFALDYLKLQNKLCAGELADESSLITVKNRVVVVIGGGDTGSDCVGTARRQGAKEIYQIEILPEPPETPPPDTPWPQWPRIMRTSSSHEEGCRRQWAVLTKKFSGVETRVTQLDCCQVEWIRKNGSWKLKELAGTDFTIKADVVLLALGFLHVTHSGLIKGLGLKLNDSGNVIADNYQTSEPWVFAAGDTISGASLVVRAVNGGREAAVAIDRWLKEKSQ
- a CDS encoding NAD+ synthase, which codes for MRIALAQFNASVGDISGNTEKMEKLSAKAYDLGADIVVFPEMSVCGYPPEDLLLKKSFMEDIRSAIEYLAKNCTQITAIAGFAEGNEKGCFNSLAVLQKGKITKIYRKSILPNYGVFDERRYFRPGTEAVRVIIDGKALTFTICEDIWRLKWLDSFLGEMPRIDMVINISASPFHIGKIEQRQEALRQCAKHFSCAVAYCNLVGGQDELVFDGRSMFVDSSGKVICQAKAFEEDILLADLSTVSGSKPHLTAVATHSAPAGSSPQESVAEIYGALVLGTRDYVHKNGFSKAVIGLSGGIDSSLTAAIAADALGAKNVIGITMPSKFNSSDTIKDAQILADNLDIEFHILPIENVLTQFDGLLAKMPGWDKNTTAYENLQARVRGCILMSFSNQYGHLVLTTSNKSETAVGYATLYGDTAGGFAVLKDVPKTMVYQLAEYVNNIRHNVIPLTVIQRPPSAELRENQKDTDSLPQYDILDRILRSYVEENKTVSELVKDGLPKDAVTQVINMVDRNEYKRRQSPPGVKISPRAFGKDRRMPITNCCNK